One Archangium violaceum genomic window, CTCACCGTGGACTTGCGCAACCCGAGTCTCGCCGCCGCCGCGGTGATGCCGCCAGCGCTCACCACCTCGGCGAAGACGAGCATGTCATCGAGCAGCGGCGGAGTCGGGGACATGGGCGGAGGTCTCGGGTTGCTCGCGATCTATCTTCCGCCCGCGGGATCGTCCGAGGCGGGGTGCGCATCCAGCTCCTCGCGGTCGAGCGAGGCGGGCAGGAGCGCGTTGGCGAGGATGCCCACGAGCGCGGCCAGGGCCATGCCGTGCAGCTCCACGTGGACCTCGCCGAGTGTCACCGGCACCTTCGCACCGCCCAGGCCGAGCACGAGGATGAGGCTCACCACGATGAGGTTGCGGCTGTGGGCGAAGTCGATCCGCGCCTCGGAGAGGGTGCGGATGCCCACGGAGGCGATCATCCCGAAGAGCAGGATGCTGACCCCGCCGAGCACGCCGGCCGGGAGGCTCTGGAACACGGAGGCCAGCTTGGGCGAGAGGCCGAAGAGCATGGCGAAGCCGGCGGCGATGCGCAGCACCGCGGGGTCATACACGCGGGTGACGGCGAGGACGCCGGTGTTCTCCGCGTAGGTGGTGGCGGCCGGCCCCCCGATCGCCGCGGAGAGCATGTTGGCGATGCCGTCGGCGAAGAGGGTGCGCGGCAGGCCGGGCCGCTCGAGGAAGTTCTTCCCCACCACGCGCCCGTTCACGATGACGTCGCCGATGTGCTCGATGAAGGTGACCACGGCCACGGGGGCGAGCACGAAGATGGCGCTCCACGAGAACGCCGGGGCGTGGAACGGAGGCAGGCCCACCCAGGCCGCGTCGCGGATGGCAGCGAGCTTCGCGGGCTCCACCAGTCCGAGCACCAGCGCGGCCACGTAGCCGGTGATGACGGCGATGAGGATGGGAATCATCTTGAAGAGGCCGCGGGCGAAGACGCTGGTGAGGATGGCGGCGAGCAGCGTGATGAGCGCGAGCCCCCAATGGCTCTGGGCCTGGTTGACGGCGACCCCGGCGAGGCTGAGCCCGATGACGATGATGACGGGGCCGGTGACGATGGGGGGGAAGATCTGCTGGATGCGCCGCACGCCCACGGCCTTCACCAGGGCGGAGAAGACGACGTACATGGCACCCGCGGCGACGAGCCCTCCTCCCGCGGCGGCGGGGCCCTCCGCCTCGAGCACGGCGATGATGGGGGCGATGAAGGCGAAGCTGCTGCCCAGGAAGATGGGCACGCCGAACCCGGTGAGCGCATGGAAGAGCAGGGTGGCCAGCCCCGCTCCGAAGAGGGCGACACTCGGATTGAGGCCGGTGAGGAGCGGCACCAGCACGGTGGCGCCGAACATGGCGATGGTGTGCTGGAGGCCCAGCACGACCTTCTTCTGGAGCGGGAGGGGCTGCATGAGGCGCGCCTTAGCGCACCGGTGCCCCTCCCGGGTACTGCCTTCTTGTTCGGGTGGGCGCGTCAGCTCCAGTCGGAGTGGATGAAGCCAGCCTCGGGCTTGTCGCGACGCTGGTAGGTGTGGGCGCCGAAGGCATCGCGCTGGGCCTGGGTGAGGTTCTGCGGCAGCTCGGGGCTGCGGTAGCTGTCGAAGTAGGCCAGGCTCGCGCTGAACACCGGCACCGGAATCCCCAGCCGCGTGGCCACCGCCATGGTGCGCCTCCAGGACGGCGCCATCTTCTCCAGCACCGGCGCCAGGCTGTCGGCCAGCATCAGGTTGGGCAGGTCCGGCTTCTTCTCGAAGGCCTCGCGCAGCGGGGTGAGCAACTTCGCGCGGATGATGCAGCCGGCCCGCCAGATGCGCGCCATCTCCGCCAGCGACACGTTCCACTTGTACTCGTTGGACGCCGCCTGGATGAGCCGCATCCCCTGCGCGTACGTCACCACCCGCGCCGCGTACAGCGCGTCATGCACCCACGCCGCCAGGTTCGCCTTCTCGTCCGCTGACAGCGACTCGCCCTTCGGGCCGTGGAGCACCCGGCTCGCCGCCACGCGCTCGTCCTTCATCGACGACAGGTTGCGCGCGTCCAGCGCCCCGGCGATGGAGGGCACCGGCACGCCCAGGTCCAGCGATACCTGCACCGTCCACTTGCCCGTGCCCTTCTGGCCCGCCTTGTCCAGCACCAGATCCACCAGCGGCTTGCCCGTCTCCGCGTCCTTCTTGCGCAGGACCTTGATCGTCGTCTCCAGCAGGAAGGACTCGGCGATGCCCTGGTTCCACTGCGAGAAGAGGTCCGCCAGTTGGTCCGCCGACAGCCCGAGCCCGTGGCGCAACAGGTCGTACGTCTCCGCCAGGAGCTGCATGTCCGCGTACTCGATGCCGTTGTGCACCATCTTCACGAAGTGGCCCGCACCGTCCGGACCCACGTGGGTGACGCACACGCCCGCCTCGCTCTTCGCGGCGATGGCCTCCAGCACCGGGCGCACCTGCGCGTACGCCTCGGCCGGGCCTCCCGGCATGATGGACGGGCCGTACCTCGCTCCCTCTTCACCCCCCGACACGCCCACGCCCAGGAAGAGCAGCCCCTTCTGCTTCCACTCCGCCTCGCGCTTGCGCGTGTCCTGGAACCAGGAGTTGCCACAGTCCAGCACGATGTCCCCTGGCTGCAGTAGCGGCTCCAGCCGCTCCATCATCGAGTCCACCGCCGCTCCCGCCGTCACCATCAGCATGATGCGCCGCGGGCGCTCCAGCGCGGCCACGAAGTCCTCCAACGCCGCGTAGCCCTTCAGGCTGTCGGGCGCGCCCTTCTGGCGCAGGTCATCGAAGCGCTCGGGATGGCGATCCCACACGGCCACCCGGAAGCCGTGGTCCGCCACGTTGAGCGCGAGGCTCTGCCCCATCACCCCCATACCCGCCACGCCGAACTGCGCACGCCCCTGCTGTGCGCCCTGTGCTGTCGTCATTGCGTTGACTCCTGTGTCTTGGTTCCGGGGGAAGACCCTCACCCCAGCCCTCTCCCAGAGGGAGAGGGTGCATTCACGGTGTCACTGCTGGCCAGCCGCGGCCCGGTCCATCATCCACTGCGCCTGCTCCACCTGGGCCGCGGGCAGGTCCTCCCCCGCGAGCACCCGGCGCACCATGTCCCGCTTACCCGCTCCGCTCACCAGCCCCAGCACCTTCCGGGCCGACTGGAGCACGGGCAGCGTCAGCGTCATCCTCCACGGCGGAGGCTTGGGTCCCACCACCGCCAGCACCCGCCGCTCCTTCTCCTGGAGCGCGGAGTGGCCAGGGAAGAGAGAGGCCGTGTGTCCGTCCTCGCCCATGCCCAGCACCACCACGTCCAGCACCGGAGGCAGCAGCTTCTCGTAGTCGCTCGCGGCCTGCTCCCGGTCCGTCCGCTCGCCCTGCATCCGGAAGATGTGAGGGGGCGGCACGCCCAGCGGCTTGAAGAGCGCCTCCTCCGCCAGCAGGTAGTTGCTCTCCGGGTGGTCCGGCGGCACGAAGCGCTCGTCCACGAAGTAGAAGTCCACCCGCTCCCACGGCACGTCCCGCGTCGCCAGCTCCCGGTACACCGGCCCCGGGGTGCTCCCGCCCGACAGCGCCAGGCTGGCCCTCCCGCCCCCGGCCAGGGCCGCGCGCAGCTCTCGCGCCACCCAGTCCGCTCCCTCGGGCCCCATCGCTTCCTTCTCCACCACGAGTGGGGCCGGCCTCATCCCTTCAGCTCCGTCCAACGCCGGCCATCCCGCGCCAGCAGGGCCGCCGCCGCGTCCGGCCCCGTGCTCCCGGGCTCGTAGGTCTGCATCGGCCCACCCTTGCCCGCGTCCAGCGCCTCGATGATGGGCGTCACCCACGCCCACGCCTGCTCCACGCTGTCCTGCCGCGCGAAGAGCGTGGTGTTGCCCCGCATGCAGTCCAGCATCAACCGCTCGTACGCCTCCGGCACCGGCTTGTGGAAGCTCTCCGAGTAGTCGAAGTCCATGGTGACGCCCGCGATGTTGATGTCCTCGCCGGGGACCTTCGACTCGAAGCTCAGCGCGATGCCCTCGCGCGGCTGGATGCGCAGCGTGAGCACGTTGGGCTGCAGCCGCTGGCAGGTGTCGCCGGTGTTGAAGAGGCAGTGCGGCACCGGCTTGAAGTGGATGGACACCTCCGTCACGCGCTTGCTCAGGCTCTTGCCCGCGCGCACGTAGAAGGGCACGCCCTGCCAACGCCACGTGTCGATGTATGTCTTCAGGGCCACGTAGGTGGGCGTCTTCGAGTCCTTCGCCACCCCGTGCTCCTCGCGGTAGCCCTTGTACTGCCCCTGCACCACGTACCTGGCCACCTCGCCGCCCACCATGGGGCGCAGCGCGCGGAACACCTTGTTCTTCTCGTCCCGGATGTCCTCCGAGCCGAACGAGACGGGGGGCTCCATGGCGCACAGGGCCAGCACCTGCAACAGGTGGTTCTGCACCATGTCCCGGATGACGCCCGTCTCGTCGTAGAAGCGCCCGCGCCCCTCCACGCCAATCTTCTCCGCCGCGGTGATCTCCACCCGGTCGATGTGCTGCCGGTTCCACAGCGGCTCGAAGATGGCGTTGGCGAAGCGGAAGACGAGGATGTTCTGCACCGTCTCCTTGCCCAGGTAGTGGTCGATGCGGAAGATCTGCTTCTCGTCCAGCACCGCGGCCAGGGCCTGGTTGAGCTCCTTCGCGGTGGCCAGGTCGCGGCCGAAGGGCTTCTCGATGACGAGCCGCCGCCAGGGCCGCTTCACGGCGGGGTCCTCGCGGTACAGCAGCCCGGAGCCGGCCAGACCGTTGAGCAGCGAGGGGAAGGTGGAGGCCGGGGTGGCCAGGTAGTAGAGCTGGTTGCCCTGGGTGCCGAAGCGCTCGGCGATGCGCTCCAGGTGCTCGCGCAGACGGGTGTAGGACTCCGGGTCGTCGTAGCCGCCCGTCATCATCTCCAGCTTGGAGGAGAGCCGCTCCCACGTGGCCTCGTCCAACGGCTGGGTGCGGGCGAACTTCTGCAGCCCCTCCTTCACCTGGGCGCGGAACTGCTCCAGGTTGTGCTCCGAGCGGCTGAAGGCCACCACGGCGAAGTTGTTGGGCAGCAGCCCCTGGCGCGCCAGCTCGAAGAGGGCCGGGAAGAGCTTGCGCTGCGCCAGGTCTCCCGTGGCGCCGAAGAGGACCATGATGCATGGGTCGGGTCTTCCTGCCCGTACCAGCGGGTCTCCTTCTCGGGGATGGGTTTCGATGTGCAGGCCCTGCTCTTCCATGTCGCCCTCCGGAACCTCGAATGCGGGGGGAACATATGCGTTCGTGCCCGCGCTGGTGCATCAATCATTCGTGGGATGCCCCCGTCCTGGGGACGGGGCTCTCGTCCGGTGTTGGATGTGGGAAGCGCAACCGTTCGCCGGAGGACGTGCCGGGCCGCTCCCGCTCGCGGGTGCTCGGGACGGGTGCATAGGCTGGCGCGGCGCATGTCCCCCCACATCCCCGTCCTACAGGAATCCATGCTGGCCCGGCAGGTGCTGGAAACGGTCCTCCAGCGGGCCGTCATCCACGGCGCCGCGCGCATCCGCGTGGTGCGCGGGTGGGTGGCGGAGACGGAGTCCCTGTCCCCCGAGGGCCTGTCCTCCCAGTTCGCCGCCCACGCCCGGGGCACGCGAGCGGAGGGGGCCCGGTTGTTGCTGAACCTCATCCACGTGGAGGCGCGCTGCCGGACGTGTGGCCGCACCTACGCCCCCGAGCACCACCTGCTGCGCTGCCCGGTGTGCGGCAGCGCCGATGGGGAGCAGCTCGGGCAGACGGGACTGGCCGTCACCGCCATCGAGGTGGACTGACGGCCCATCGCCGACGTCGGGTGGAAACCTCCCTACCCCTGGCATCCGGGGCGGCTCCTCATCGGTCAGGTAGCCTCCCTCCACGAGGGAGGTTGGATGCACGACGACATGGACGGGGCCTGGGAGCGGCCCTGGGTGGAGCTCTCGCCCGGCGAGCGCGTGGCGGGCTTCATCATCGAGGGGAAGCTCGCCTCCGGCAGCTTCGGCACCGTCTTCAAGGCCTTCCGGGACGGGCGCCGCTTCGCCGTGAAGCTGGTGCCCATGGACAAGCGGGGCAACCGCGAGGTGGATGCGCTGCGCCGCGCGCAGTTCCCCAACGTCGTCAGCTTCCACGGGTACAGCGTCTGGCCGGACGAGGAGCCCCGGTTCCTCGTCCTGGCCCTCGAGTTGATAGAGGGCCGCTCGCTGGACGTGTGGGTCCGGGAGGAGAACCCGTCCGCGCTCGAGCTGGTGCGCCAGGTGCTGGTGCCCCTGGCGAGCACCCTGGCGGACGTGCATGCCGCGGGGGTGGTGCACCGGGACGTGAAGGAGACCAACGTCATCATCCGCGAGGCGGATGGGCAGCCGGTGTTGGTGGACTTCGGCGCGGCCGCATACGAGGGCGCCCCGCGTCTGACGATGCGGCTGCCGCCGGGCACCCCGGAATACCGCAGCCCCGAGGCGCTGCGCTTCGCCCGGGCCTGGGAGGGAGAGCCCTATCCCGCCGGCCCGGGAGACGATCTGTGGGCGCTGGGCGTCGCGATGTATGGACTGCTCACGCGCGAGCTGCCCTTCGGAGACCGGCACGACCTGGGCATGGTGCGCGCCATCCTGGAGGGGCTCCCCCCCGCTCCGCAGGTGCTCAACCCGCGCGTGCCCCCGGCGCTGGGCGCGCTGTGTCTGCGCATGTTGGAGAAGGCTCCCGAGGCGCGTTTCGCGGACGCCAAGGCGCTCGAGGCGGCGCTGGAGGACGCGGCGACCCTGGCGGATGACGCCTGGCACGCGCCGCTGTTCCCCGGAGGAAGACGGCCAACCCAGACGCTCGCTCCAGCACCGACTCCCGTTCCTGGCCCGATGGTTCGGGCCCGCCCGGCGGGACGGTGGCGGCCCTGGGCGGCCGGGCTCGTCCTTGGCTCGGCCGTGGGGATGGGACTCATGGCGGCGACCCAACGTACCACGTCGCCCATCCCACCCCCGCCGCAGCAGGCTGTCCCTCGCCAGGAAATAGCGCCCGTTCACCTGACGGAAGAAGTTGGTCCGGGCGCGACACCCCAGACGTCACCCACTCCCGCGCCTGTCGCCCGTGCGACCCGAGCCGAGGACCCCGTGATGACAAAACCCCAGAAGATCCGTTCCCTTGCCGCCGCCGCCTGCCTTGTTGGCTCCGCCTGCGCGAGCGGCCCTCAGCAACGTCCGCCTCCCAAGCCGGCGGAGTGCCCGCCCGGAGCCGCCGCGGCCCGCAAGCAATTCCGAATCTACGAAGGAACGACGCATCCCACGTATTTTCCAGCCTTCTCGGAGACCCGAATCGCCATTGTCCGGGAGGGCCCCATCACGGTCGAGTCAGCGGGCGATTGGGGGAGATTTCCGCATTCCACCCGCTTCACGGGTCAGGTCTTTTTCGGAACGGAACGTGTCTATGGCCGGTTCACCCAGGCCATCCTCCCAAGCGGGGAGGCCGTACCGGTCTGCCTGGAGTGGCTGACGTCTCCCGACGTGCTCGGAATCGAGATGGAGCCCGGGAGCACGGCGAAGGAGGCTCGCATCATCTACGACCCCCGTGTCATCGCGGTGTCTCGCTTCCACTAGGTCCGATGTTGGAGGCTGCTTCACGTGCTTTCATTCACCCCCCTCGCCATCCTGGCCCTCATGGTTCCTCGTGGTGTCCCCGTTGGGGCGCCACCTGCGGTCGCCGCTTGTGAGGCCGTGCAGCGCATCGAGCTGGCAGTGGCGCCCGTCACCGCGGCCCGGGAACTCTGCGTCAGTCCGGGGCTCGTGACGAGCCTGCGCTTCGACGCCCCCACCGTCGTGGAATTGCAAGATGAAGTGCGGTTCGAGGAGGTGGTCCGTGTTCGCAGACTCCTGACGTTGATGCCGCCGCCAGACATGGTTCCTGGGGAACGGCTACGGCTCACGGTGCGCTTCGAGGGTGATACGTCCTCGAGCGGTAGCTCCTTCGTGCTGGTGGCCCACCCGGGACGGGCGACGCATCAGGTGGAGGTATACCGGGACAAGCGCACTCGGGAGTCCTTCCTGCGGGAGGTGGTTCAGGAGCGTGCGAGGAATGCGCAACTCCGCGAGGAGCTCGCGCGGACACAGGCCCTGCTCGGTCAATCAGGGGGGCTCAGAAGTCTCATTGCCAGTAAGACGATTGGCTACAGCGGGGTTCGGGCTCAAGTGCTCAAATCGAAGGTGCGCGAACCGTCGGATGGAGGTCTCTCCGTGGTGACGGGTGCCAGCTACCGCGCGGAGCAGAGCATGGCCGTGGACGTGTTGTTGAAGAACTCCGGGTCGGAGCCCTGGATGGCGGCCGGGGCCTCCCTGGTGGACGCCCGTGGCGAGGAGATGAAGGGGGTGAAGTTCCACCAGGAGGACGTCATTGCGCCCAACGAGGTGAGGTCAGTGATTGTGGAGGTCGCTACAGCCGAAGCGCAGGCTCAAGGCGAATTGACGCTGAGGCTGTGGGATGCAGGAGGGCGAGCCATCACCATTCCCGAGGTGCCGTTCCCGTAGAGGAGGTGCTCCATTTCCTCCTTCCGCTGGTTCTGACGCTCGTCAGTCCGAGCCTCGCGGCACCCAGCGCCGGGCCTTGCCGCGCAACTGCTCCAACTGCCGCCAGTGCCGCTCCACCGCTTCGCGTCCGGCCTCCGTGACGGCGATGCGGGTGAGGGGCGTCTTGCCCTTGAACTGCTTCTCCACCGTGACCAGCCCCGCCTCCTCCAGCTTGGACAGGTGGCTGGACAGGTTTCCCTTGGACAGGCCGGTGAGCCGCTGCAGGTAGAGGAAGTCCGCGCTCTCGCACGCCGCGAGGGCGGTGAGCAGGGCCAGCCGCGCGGGCTCGTGGACGAGCCGATCCAACGCCGCCAGCTCCTCGAAGGGGGCCTTCATTCCGGCACCTCCCCGAACTCGGGCTCCGGCGCGTGGCCCAGCGTGCGCACGAGCAGCCAGTGGTCCATCATGCCCATCACGACGATGGCTACCCCCCACGCGCCGGCCAGGGTCACCGCCCCGCCACGCAGATCGGAGGTGAGGGGCAGCGTCGGCAACAGCGCATACACCGGGTTGGCCTCCAAGGCGTGGAGCACCGCCAGGAGCGCGAAGCCCGCGGCCACGCCGAGGTAGTGGCGTGCGACGCGGCCACTCCAGTTCCAGTACCACGCCACGGCCAGCGCCGAGGCGAAGAGGATCTCGGAGAGTGGAAACCCGGTGAGCGGCGTGGATTTGTGGATCACCGCGGTGAGCAGCCCCGCGATGAGCCCGAAGACCGCCGACGCCCCGATGGCCTGCTTCATGCGCTGGTGCGTGGAGGCGCTCCTGCGTACCTCTCCGAACCTCCGGCGGTAGTACGCTCCCGCCAGCGCGTAGAGCCCCGCGGCCACCAGCATTCCCACCAGCATGGCGAGCAGCGCCACCCCGAGGCGGCCCTTCGCATCCACCCCTTCCGGCTCCGGCAGGGCCAGCCACGCCGCGAAGCCGAGCTGCACCAGCCCGAAGGGCACGAAGCGCAGGCCCTGGAGCCATTCGTAATATGTCGTCACGAACTGAATGCGTTGGAGTCGTTGCTCGGACATGGTGGCCTCCCCGTGGTCGGGCAGACAGGTTTGCGTTACAAACCCAGAAGTAGCCCGCCCGGCTGCTCGGTGTCAACAACCGGTTTGCGGTGCAGACCGCTTTCGCTTCACCACGTGCCCACGCCGAGGTGCAGCCCTCCGCGCGCCTCTATCTCCTCCAGGAGCGCGGAGCCGCCGAGCGCGAGGCCGTAGGCGGGCATGGACTCGGTGACGAGCCGGCCGTCCTCTCGGGCGAGGTACGTCACCGGCACGGAGAGGCGGGAGAAGCCGGTGGTGCGCAGCAGCTTCTCCGCGGCGCGGGTGAGGAGGAAGGCGAGGGCGAGCTCCACTCCGTGCTCGGCCAGCAGCGCCAGCACCCGGTGGGTGAGGCGGGTCCCGAGTCCCTGGCGTTGGTGCTCGGGTGCCACCGCGATGCCCAGGCCCGCCACCTTCACCATGCGGCCTCCCAGCATCACCTCGCGGAAGGTGACGGCGCGGAAGCCCGCGAGGGCGCCGTTGCGCCGCACCGTCACCACCAGGTCCGGCCGCGTGTCGTAGTAGTAGCGGCCGTGCAGCGCGGTCTCGCCCGGGAAGGTGCGGGCCACGAGCGCGCACAGCTCCGCCTCCAGCCCGGGTGGGAGCGCGCCGGTGTCGTGCACCTCGAGCGTCTCGTCCGCTCCTGGCGGAGGCCGGGCCCGCCCGCGCGCCTTCACCGTCTCGTTGTAGAGCACCACCTTGTGCAGCTCCACCGTGCCGCCGAAGACGGAGAGGCACAGCAGATCCCTCAGCATCCCCTCGGCGCCCTCGCCCCGGCGCAGGCCCTTGCCACCGAGCACGCGCATGAGGCCCTGGGCCGCGTCCACCGCCGCTTCCACGCCGTGCAGCTTGATGATGGACAGGATGCCGAACACGTCCTCGCCTCGCGACAGCGCGCCGAGCGCCGAGTCGAGCAGCGCCTCCAGCGTCTCCTCGGCCACGCGCATGCGCACCAGCCGCTCCTGGATGTACTGGTGGCGCCCCAGGGGCTCGCCGAAGGTGCGGCGCGCCTGCGCGTGCGCCATCCCCCGCTCCAGGCAGCGGCGCACCGCCGCGAGGTACAACACGCCGGTGAGCAGCCGCTCCTCGGTGAAGGTGGTGCGGAACAGCCGCACGCCGTCGCCGGGCTCGCCGAGCCGCGCGTCCGGGGGCAGCATCACCCGGCGGGCGACGAGGTTGCCGGTGGCGGAGGTGGACAGGCCCGTGAGGTCCGTCACCGGGCGCATGTACACGCCCGGGAGGGCCGTCTCCAGGAGGAAGAGGTTCACCGCGTGGGAGGGAGGCACGCCGGCCAGCCGCGCGGAGACGATGGCCAGGTCCGCGGACCCCACGTTGGTGATGCTGCACTTGCGCGCGTCGAGTCTCGGTCCGTCCCGGGTGGGCACCACGCGCGCACGGAGGGCGAGGATGTCCGTCCCCGCCCTCGGCTCACTGTTGGCCACGGCGCCCACCCACTCACCGGAGAGGAGGCGGGGCAGGTGCCG contains:
- a CDS encoding uracil-xanthine permease family protein → MQPLPLQKKVVLGLQHTIAMFGATVLVPLLTGLNPSVALFGAGLATLLFHALTGFGVPIFLGSSFAFIAPIIAVLEAEGPAAAGGGLVAAGAMYVVFSALVKAVGVRRIQQIFPPIVTGPVIIVIGLSLAGVAVNQAQSHWGLALITLLAAILTSVFARGLFKMIPILIAVITGYVAALVLGLVEPAKLAAIRDAAWVGLPPFHAPAFSWSAIFVLAPVAVVTFIEHIGDVIVNGRVVGKNFLERPGLPRTLFADGIANMLSAAIGGPAATTYAENTGVLAVTRVYDPAVLRIAAGFAMLFGLSPKLASVFQSLPAGVLGGVSILLFGMIASVGIRTLSEARIDFAHSRNLIVVSLILVLGLGGAKVPVTLGEVHVELHGMALAALVGILANALLPASLDREELDAHPASDDPAGGR
- a CDS encoding GNAT family N-acetyltransferase, giving the protein MRSALYERFRALGDRYRAECAKGGRKRRRADPHPSTGLDRTAFKRLGEAGMFRAALEPAMGGEGLTGAVHALAGFAAGSGDLGLATSLLTHLVCVRLLAHAGSQAQRERHLPRLLSGEWVGAVANSEPRAGTDILALRARVVPTRDGPRLDARKCSITNVGSADLAIVSARLAGVPPSHAVNLFLLETALPGVYMRPVTDLTGLSTSATGNLVARRVMLPPDARLGEPGDGVRLFRTTFTEERLLTGVLYLAAVRRCLERGMAHAQARRTFGEPLGRHQYIQERLVRMRVAEETLEALLDSALGALSRGEDVFGILSIIKLHGVEAAVDAAQGLMRVLGGKGLRRGEGAEGMLRDLLCLSVFGGTVELHKVVLYNETVKARGRARPPPGADETLEVHDTGALPPGLEAELCALVARTFPGETALHGRYYYDTRPDLVVTVRRNGALAGFRAVTFREVMLGGRMVKVAGLGIAVAPEHQRQGLGTRLTHRVLALLAEHGVELALAFLLTRAAEKLLRTTGFSRLSVPVTYLAREDGRLVTESMPAYGLALGGSALLEEIEARGGLHLGVGTW
- a CDS encoding hydrogenase maturation nickel metallochaperone HypA; its protein translation is MSPHIPVLQESMLARQVLETVLQRAVIHGAARIRVVRGWVAETESLSPEGLSSQFAAHARGTRAEGARLLLNLIHVEARCRTCGRTYAPEHHLLRCPVCGSADGEQLGQTGLAVTAIEVD
- the pgl gene encoding 6-phosphogluconolactonase gives rise to the protein MRPAPLVVEKEAMGPEGADWVARELRAALAGGGRASLALSGGSTPGPVYRELATRDVPWERVDFYFVDERFVPPDHPESNYLLAEEALFKPLGVPPPHIFRMQGERTDREQAASDYEKLLPPVLDVVVLGMGEDGHTASLFPGHSALQEKERRVLAVVGPKPPPWRMTLTLPVLQSARKVLGLVSGAGKRDMVRRVLAGEDLPAAQVEQAQWMMDRAAAGQQ
- the zwf gene encoding glucose-6-phosphate dehydrogenase is translated as MEEQGLHIETHPREGDPLVRAGRPDPCIMVLFGATGDLAQRKLFPALFELARQGLLPNNFAVVAFSRSEHNLEQFRAQVKEGLQKFARTQPLDEATWERLSSKLEMMTGGYDDPESYTRLREHLERIAERFGTQGNQLYYLATPASTFPSLLNGLAGSGLLYREDPAVKRPWRRLVIEKPFGRDLATAKELNQALAAVLDEKQIFRIDHYLGKETVQNILVFRFANAIFEPLWNRQHIDRVEITAAEKIGVEGRGRFYDETGVIRDMVQNHLLQVLALCAMEPPVSFGSEDIRDEKNKVFRALRPMVGGEVARYVVQGQYKGYREEHGVAKDSKTPTYVALKTYIDTWRWQGVPFYVRAGKSLSKRVTEVSIHFKPVPHCLFNTGDTCQRLQPNVLTLRIQPREGIALSFESKVPGEDINIAGVTMDFDYSESFHKPVPEAYERLMLDCMRGNTTLFARQDSVEQAWAWVTPIIEALDAGKGGPMQTYEPGSTGPDAAAALLARDGRRWTELKG
- the gndA gene encoding NADP-dependent phosphogluconate dehydrogenase: MTTAQGAQQGRAQFGVAGMGVMGQSLALNVADHGFRVAVWDRHPERFDDLRQKGAPDSLKGYAALEDFVAALERPRRIMLMVTAGAAVDSMMERLEPLLQPGDIVLDCGNSWFQDTRKREAEWKQKGLLFLGVGVSGGEEGARYGPSIMPGGPAEAYAQVRPVLEAIAAKSEAGVCVTHVGPDGAGHFVKMVHNGIEYADMQLLAETYDLLRHGLGLSADQLADLFSQWNQGIAESFLLETTIKVLRKKDAETGKPLVDLVLDKAGQKGTGKWTVQVSLDLGVPVPSIAGALDARNLSSMKDERVAASRVLHGPKGESLSADEKANLAAWVHDALYAARVVTYAQGMRLIQAASNEYKWNVSLAEMARIWRAGCIIRAKLLTPLREAFEKKPDLPNLMLADSLAPVLEKMAPSWRRTMAVATRLGIPVPVFSASLAYFDSYRSPELPQNLTQAQRDAFGAHTYQRRDKPEAGFIHSDWS
- a CDS encoding transcriptional regulator, giving the protein MKAPFEELAALDRLVHEPARLALLTALAACESADFLYLQRLTGLSKGNLSSHLSKLEEAGLVTVEKQFKGKTPLTRIAVTEAGREAVERHWRQLEQLRGKARRWVPRGSD
- a CDS encoding DUF2381 family protein, with the protein product MLSFTPLAILALMVPRGVPVGAPPAVAACEAVQRIELAVAPVTAARELCVSPGLVTSLRFDAPTVVELQDEVRFEEVVRVRRLLTLMPPPDMVPGERLRLTVRFEGDTSSSGSSFVLVAHPGRATHQVEVYRDKRTRESFLREVVQERARNAQLREELARTQALLGQSGGLRSLIASKTIGYSGVRAQVLKSKVREPSDGGLSVVTGASYRAEQSMAVDVLLKNSGSEPWMAAGASLVDARGEEMKGVKFHQEDVIAPNEVRSVIVEVATAEAQAQGELTLRLWDAGGRAITIPEVPFP
- a CDS encoding serine/threonine protein kinase, with product MHDDMDGAWERPWVELSPGERVAGFIIEGKLASGSFGTVFKAFRDGRRFAVKLVPMDKRGNREVDALRRAQFPNVVSFHGYSVWPDEEPRFLVLALELIEGRSLDVWVREENPSALELVRQVLVPLASTLADVHAAGVVHRDVKETNVIIREADGQPVLVDFGAAAYEGAPRLTMRLPPGTPEYRSPEALRFARAWEGEPYPAGPGDDLWALGVAMYGLLTRELPFGDRHDLGMVRAILEGLPPAPQVLNPRVPPALGALCLRMLEKAPEARFADAKALEAALEDAATLADDAWHAPLFPGGRRPTQTLAPAPTPVPGPMVRARPAGRWRPWAAGLVLGSAVGMGLMAATQRTTSPIPPPPQQAVPRQEIAPVHLTEEVGPGATPQTSPTPAPVARATRAEDPVMTKPQKIRSLAAAACLVGSACASGPQQRPPPKPAECPPGAAAARKQFRIYEGTTHPTYFPAFSETRIAIVREGPITVESAGDWGRFPHSTRFTGQVFFGTERVYGRFTQAILPSGEAVPVCLEWLTSPDVLGIEMEPGSTAKEARIIYDPRVIAVSRFH